Proteins encoded within one genomic window of Acidobacteriota bacterium:
- the pcm gene encoding protein-L-isoaspartate O-methyltransferase, with product MSGSLSNREMVRRHLAGRGVRSRRVLGAFLRVDRRHFIPPEAEGATYGDHPVSIGLGQTVSQPFMVALMLEHLLIRRGMRVLEVGSGSGYVLALLAAMGARPFGIEWHPELARRIEANCRAAGFPGIPLRIGDGGHGWREEAPFDRILVSACCPAAPPPLLDQVAPGGIFLAPVRDASGQTLLRITRTPSGALDFEWKDRCVFVPLLGDFGERP from the coding sequence ATGAGCGGTTCGCTGTCCAATCGGGAAATGGTGAGAAGGCACCTCGCGGGGAGGGGGGTCCGGTCCAGACGGGTGCTGGGCGCCTTCCTGCGGGTGGACCGGCGCCACTTCATCCCGCCCGAGGCCGAAGGCGCGACGTACGGGGACCATCCCGTGTCCATCGGCCTGGGTCAGACCGTGAGTCAGCCGTTCATGGTGGCCCTCATGCTGGAGCATCTCCTGATCCGCCGGGGCATGAGGGTTCTGGAGGTGGGATCGGGATCGGGATACGTTCTGGCCCTCCTCGCCGCCATGGGCGCGCGGCCCTTCGGGATCGAATGGCACCCGGAGCTGGCGCGCCGCATCGAGGCCAACTGCCGGGCCGCCGGCTTTCCGGGGATCCCGCTCCGGATCGGAGATGGAGGGCACGGGTGGCGGGAGGAGGCTCCCTTCGACCGCATCCTGGTTTCGGCCTGCTGCCCGGCCGCGCCCCCGCCGCTCCTTGACCAGGTGGCGCCGGGGGGGATCTTCCTGGCGCCCGTTCGCGACGCCTCGGGGCAGACCCTCCTCAGGATTACGCGGACGCCGTCGGGCGCCTTGGACTTCGAGTGGAAGGACCGGTGCGTCTTTGTCCCGCTCCTGGGCGATTTCGGAGAGAGGCCATGA
- the pstA gene encoding phosphate ABC transporter permease PstA — MIPRGFKYVRRKVANWGMLALSGTSAVFGLFFLFWILGVVLAKGGSALNLDFFLKLPAPPGVEGGGMANGIVGTLLLTVLATAIGVPCGLFAGTYLAEYGRNGALANTVRFISDVLTSAPSIVIGVFVYAVLVRPLRSFSGLAGGVALAFIMIPVVTRTTEEMLQLVPNALREAALALGAPYWKVVVNVCYRRVLGGMTTGILLAIARVSGETAPLLFTALNNPYWSFNPLHPTGTLNVTLFNYAMSPYNDWRAQAWGAAFLITVFVLMVTILARFVVSRTQTGRTLS, encoded by the coding sequence ATGATCCCGCGTGGATTCAAGTACGTCCGGCGCAAGGTGGCCAACTGGGGGATGCTGGCCCTTTCCGGGACGTCGGCCGTCTTCGGTCTTTTCTTCCTCTTCTGGATTCTGGGGGTCGTCCTGGCGAAGGGCGGAAGCGCCCTGAACCTGGACTTCTTCTTGAAGCTCCCGGCCCCGCCGGGAGTGGAGGGAGGCGGCATGGCCAACGGGATCGTGGGCACCCTGCTGCTCACCGTCCTGGCCACCGCCATCGGGGTTCCGTGCGGCCTCTTCGCGGGCACTTACCTCGCGGAGTACGGACGGAACGGCGCACTGGCCAACACCGTGCGGTTCATCAGCGACGTCCTCACGAGCGCTCCATCCATCGTGATCGGCGTGTTCGTTTACGCCGTCCTCGTCCGCCCGCTGAGGAGCTTCTCCGGACTCGCGGGCGGCGTGGCGCTCGCCTTCATCATGATTCCCGTCGTCACCCGAACCACGGAGGAGATGCTCCAGCTCGTGCCCAACGCCCTGCGGGAGGCGGCCCTCGCCCTGGGCGCCCCGTACTGGAAGGTCGTCGTGAACGTATGCTACCGGAGAGTCCTCGGCGGCATGACCACGGGGATCCTTCTGGCCATCGCGAGGGTGAGCGGCGAGACCGCCCCCCTTCTGTTCACGGCGCTGAACAATCCTTACTGGAGTTTCAACCCCTTGCACCCGACGGGCACGCTGAACGTGACCCTCTTCAACTACGCCATGTCGCCGTACAACGACTGGCGCGCCCAGGCCTGGGGGGCGGCTTTCCTCATCACCGTGTTCGTGCTGATGGTCACGATCCTCGCGCGATTCGTGGTGTCCCGAACCCAGACCGGGAGGACCCTGTCATGA
- the pstC gene encoding phosphate ABC transporter permease subunit PstC codes for MSTGSIHTPSPSARGNPPGASPKRRSAADALFRGTSTAFAVLVLVILGAILVVLLFQSSEAFLRFGPSFLWSRDWDPVRDLYGALPSAYGTVVSSLIAILIAGPVGIGVAVFLTEMAPPWLSRPVGLGIELLAAIPSIIYGMWGLFVLAPWLNRVLYAHLQEHFGFMPLFKGPSLGISMLTGGLILAVMILPFIASVTRDVFRLIPPMLKESAYGLGSTTWEVIRNVVIPYGRSGIVGAIFLGLGRALGETMAVTFVIGNSHVISASLLSPSNTISSTLANEFAEATTPLHVSSLVALGLILFLITTLILSLAKFLLWRMEKALPGGSKR; via the coding sequence ATGTCGACCGGCTCGATCCACACACCCTCCCCCTCGGCGAGGGGGAATCCGCCAGGCGCCAGCCCGAAGCGCAGAAGTGCCGCGGACGCCCTTTTCCGAGGGACGAGCACCGCCTTCGCGGTCCTCGTGCTGGTCATCCTCGGCGCCATCCTCGTGGTCCTACTGTTCCAGTCCTCCGAAGCGTTTCTTCGATTCGGCCCTTCCTTTCTGTGGTCCCGCGACTGGGATCCGGTCCGGGACCTGTATGGAGCGCTTCCCTCGGCGTACGGCACCGTGGTTTCATCGCTCATCGCCATCCTCATCGCGGGCCCGGTAGGCATCGGCGTGGCGGTGTTCCTCACGGAAATGGCCCCCCCGTGGCTCTCGAGACCCGTGGGGCTTGGGATTGAACTTCTCGCGGCCATCCCCAGCATCATCTACGGCATGTGGGGCCTTTTCGTGCTCGCCCCCTGGCTGAACCGAGTGCTCTATGCGCACCTCCAGGAGCACTTCGGTTTCATGCCCCTTTTCAAGGGTCCTTCGCTCGGCATCAGCATGCTCACCGGAGGCCTGATTCTGGCGGTGATGATCCTGCCCTTCATCGCTTCCGTGACGCGCGACGTCTTCCGCCTGATCCCTCCCATGCTCAAAGAATCGGCCTACGGCCTGGGATCCACGACGTGGGAAGTCATCCGCAACGTGGTGATCCCCTATGGGAGGTCGGGAATCGTCGGAGCCATCTTTCTCGGACTCGGGCGCGCTCTCGGCGAGACCATGGCTGTGACCTTCGTGATCGGCAACTCCCACGTCATCTCCGCCTCCCTCCTCAGCCCCTCCAACACCATCTCCTCGACGCTCGCCAACGAGTTCGCCGAGGCCACCACCCCCCTCCACGTGTCCAGCCTCGTGGCCCTGGGCCTCATCCTGTTCCTGATCACCACGCTCATCCTTTCCCTCGCCAAGTTCCTCCTGTGGAGGATGGAGAAGGCCCTGCCGGGAGGGTCCAAGCGATGA
- the pstB gene encoding phosphate ABC transporter ATP-binding protein PstB yields MNEILVAQSVQATAPVPGEAVQREHDVRIDVRRLNFYYGTQQALRNINLPIHSQEVTAFIGPSGCGKSTLIRCFNRMFDLYRGQRAEGEILLDGRNILDRDVDVTSLRARVGMVFQKPTPFPMSIFDNVAFGIRLYENLPKSELRERVEVALRRAALWEEVKDILGHSGMSLSGGQQQRLCIARAIAVEPEVLLMDEPASALDPIATAKIEELIDQLKGRYTIVIVTHNMQQAARVSAFTAFLYLGELVEFGETERIFTNPEQGRTRDYLTGRFG; encoded by the coding sequence ATGAACGAGATCCTGGTTGCCCAGAGCGTCCAAGCCACCGCACCGGTTCCCGGGGAGGCCGTCCAGCGGGAGCATGACGTCCGAATCGACGTGCGGCGCTTGAATTTCTACTACGGGACTCAACAGGCCCTGCGGAACATCAACCTCCCCATTCACTCCCAGGAAGTCACGGCTTTCATCGGCCCCTCCGGATGCGGGAAATCCACCCTCATCCGTTGTTTCAACCGGATGTTCGATCTGTACCGGGGACAGCGCGCCGAGGGCGAAATCCTCCTGGACGGAAGGAACATCCTGGACCGGGACGTGGACGTGACCTCCCTGCGCGCCAGGGTGGGGATGGTCTTCCAGAAGCCGACGCCCTTTCCCATGTCCATCTTCGACAACGTGGCCTTCGGAATCCGTCTCTACGAAAACCTTCCCAAGTCGGAGCTGAGGGAAAGGGTGGAGGTGGCGCTCCGCCGGGCCGCCCTTTGGGAAGAGGTCAAAGACATCCTCGGCCACTCGGGGATGAGCCTCTCGGGGGGCCAGCAGCAACGGTTGTGCATCGCCCGGGCCATCGCCGTGGAGCCGGAGGTCTTGCTCATGGACGAGCCCGCCTCCGCGCTGGATCCCATCGCCACGGCCAAGATCGAGGAACTCATCGACCAGCTCAAGGGACGGTACACCATCGTCATCGTCACGCACAATATGCAGCAGGCCGCGCGCGTGTCGGCCTTCACCGCCTTCCTCTACCTCGGGGAACTCGTGGAGTTCGGCGAGACCGAAAGGATCTTCACCAACCCCGAGCAGGGAAGGACACGGGACTACCTCACGGGCCGCTTCGGTTGA
- a CDS encoding PLP-dependent aspartate aminotransferase family protein, whose translation MTTSGRKDLATDTLCIHAGQDPDPAYGAVAPPIFQTSTFAFTSADQGASRFAGKDPGYIYTRMGNPTVRMLEDNVAALEEGGFALATSSGMAAVSTIFFALLSKGDHVVCGDSVYGPSRVVLSRDFSRFGVAATFVDTSDDGALRRAVKGSTRLVFLETPANPTLAVTDIALAAEIAHGAGALLVVDNTFMSPVLQKPFRHGADVVLHSVTKFLNGHSDVVGGILVFRDEALWKRVRSVLHYLGGTMDPHQAWLVLRGVKTLALRVRAAQESARAVAAMLQAHPAVASVRYPGLPGFAGAGVMARQAEGPGSLISFELRGGVEAGRKLLERVRLATLAVSLGGVETLIQHPASMTHAAMSRQERLDAGITDGLVRLSVGCEAKEDLLRDLEEALAGL comes from the coding sequence ATGACCACGTCCGGACGGAAAGACCTCGCAACCGACACGCTCTGCATCCACGCGGGTCAGGATCCAGATCCCGCCTACGGCGCCGTCGCCCCCCCCATTTTCCAGACCTCGACCTTCGCCTTCACGAGCGCCGACCAGGGGGCCTCGCGCTTCGCGGGGAAGGACCCCGGCTACATTTACACCCGGATGGGGAACCCGACGGTCCGAATGCTCGAGGACAACGTGGCGGCGCTGGAGGAAGGCGGTTTCGCGCTCGCCACTTCCTCGGGGATGGCGGCGGTCTCCACGATCTTCTTCGCCCTGCTCTCGAAGGGAGACCACGTGGTCTGCGGGGATTCCGTGTACGGGCCCTCGCGAGTCGTCCTCTCCCGCGACTTCAGCCGCTTCGGGGTCGCCGCGACCTTCGTGGACACGAGCGACGACGGCGCCCTCCGGAGGGCCGTGAAGGGCTCCACTCGCCTGGTGTTCCTGGAGACTCCCGCCAACCCCACCCTCGCCGTCACCGACATCGCGCTGGCGGCCGAGATTGCCCACGGCGCAGGCGCCCTCCTCGTGGTGGACAACACATTCATGAGCCCGGTCCTGCAGAAGCCCTTCCGCCACGGAGCGGACGTCGTTCTTCACTCGGTGACGAAGTTCCTGAACGGCCATTCGGACGTCGTGGGGGGCATCCTGGTCTTCCGTGACGAGGCCCTTTGGAAGAGGGTCCGATCGGTCCTCCACTACCTGGGCGGGACCATGGACCCCCACCAGGCCTGGCTGGTCCTGAGGGGGGTCAAGACCCTCGCCCTCCGCGTTCGGGCGGCGCAGGAGAGCGCCCGGGCCGTGGCGGCCATGCTCCAGGCGCATCCCGCCGTCGCCTCGGTTCGGTATCCGGGTCTCCCCGGATTCGCCGGAGCGGGAGTCATGGCGCGCCAGGCGGAGGGCCCCGGCTCGCTCATCTCCTTCGAACTGCGCGGCGGGGTGGAGGCGGGCCGGAAGCTGCTCGAGCGGGTCCGTCTGGCCACGCTGGCGGTCTCCCTCGGGGGGGTGGAGACCCTCATTCAGCACCCCGCCTCCATGACGCACGCGGCCATGTCCCGCCAGGAGCGCCTGGATGCGGGAATCACGGACGGGCTGGTCCGCCTGTCCGTGGGCTGCGAGGCGAAGGAGGACCTTCTCCGGGACCTCGAGGAGGCCCTCGCGGGGCTCTGA
- the phoU gene encoding phosphate signaling complex protein PhoU yields MGRGRDEIQQLLESIAAMADDAGNLLRTASEAFLRCDMEALPKIRSAERALNRMENANDARCLRILALYQPEADDLRSVLMALKINNDLERIGDHALNVAERAEQVGTFPSASSADMFRRMSDVCLAMLSDAITAFVARDTALAKTVIRRDDEVDELLQKAISDVLSERWSERAQRQTAIALVFAAKEFERIADLCTNVAEDVVFMAEGTSLKHLGKV; encoded by the coding sequence ATGGGGCGCGGAAGAGACGAGATTCAGCAGCTCTTGGAGAGCATCGCCGCCATGGCCGACGACGCGGGCAACCTTCTGCGGACGGCCTCGGAGGCGTTCCTTCGCTGCGACATGGAGGCCCTTCCGAAGATCCGGTCGGCGGAGCGGGCGTTGAACCGAATGGAGAACGCCAACGACGCCCGGTGCCTTCGGATCCTCGCGCTGTACCAGCCCGAGGCGGACGACCTGAGGAGCGTCCTCATGGCCCTCAAGATCAACAACGACCTCGAGCGCATCGGGGACCACGCCCTCAACGTGGCGGAGCGCGCCGAGCAGGTGGGGACTTTCCCCTCCGCCTCCTCCGCGGACATGTTTCGAAGGATGAGCGACGTCTGCCTGGCCATGCTCAGCGACGCCATCACCGCCTTCGTGGCCCGCGATACGGCCCTGGCCAAGACCGTCATCCGGCGCGACGACGAGGTGGACGAACTGCTTCAGAAAGCCATCTCCGACGTGCTCTCCGAGCGCTGGTCCGAGAGGGCTCAGCGTCAGACGGCCATCGCGCTGGTCTTCGCGGCCAAGGAGTTCGAACGGATCGCCGACCTCTGCACCAACGTGGCCGAAGACGTGGTCTTCATGGCGGAAGGGACCTCCCTCAAGCACCTCGGGAAGGTCTGA